The Acidobacteriota bacterium DNA segment AATCCGCCGGGCAAAAAACGTGATGCCCGATTTCATGCCCCATGATTTCGAGCGGATAATTCTGTAATTGATTGGCGAGAATTTGCGGCAGACTGACCACCACAGCATGGTCATCCAGACGAATCATTGCGAAACTGCCGGATAACCCTTCGACCTTCTCATCGGAAACATTAAAACACCAACGCGGCTCGCGAAGTTTTGTAAAGCGACTCCACAATGCCAGCGCGTCCTGCCAACGCGCTTCCCATCGCACTTTTAAATTGTTGAGGTCGTTTTTCAAAAAATCATCAACTCTCTTTTAACGCAATCAGGTAAATCCCGAATGAATGCGGGACAGTAACCGCAAGCGTCGTTTTATTGGCGGCAACGCTTGATGATGAAGCGAGTTCGGGAAGGATTACCTCCTGACCGAAGCGTGTGACTTTGCCTTTTTTATCAATCTCATAATCAATCACCACTTTTTTATCTTCGTCAGGCAAATCGGTTCCTCGTTTATGCAAAGTTGCGCCGAACAAATCGGCGGTCATCAGCCAGCAATTCTGATTGTCGAATACATAAAAGTCACCGCTTGAGGTGAAGACTTCCGGCGGCGAGGTGAACAATCCGCCAAAACCGCGAAACGCGCCGACAACCGAGGCGATTCTTAGGGCTTTCGGTCGATGGTTATCGGTGCTTGCTGACCAGGGCGCAAGCCACGGGTCATTTCTCATTTTAAAAACAATCAAATCCACCGGCAGCAGATTATCTTCCGGGATACACAAAGCGCTTTTCCCGAGTTTATCATCGAGCGTCAAACAGGCATCCAGGGCGCTCTCTCTGAAATGCGCCATTCCCGAACGCCACGCTACAATCTCTCCGGCTGCTAAAAATTGAGCGACCTCTTTGCATTTCGCGCCAATGCGAATCATTTCATCAATCCAATAGGTCGGGCGGGTTCCCAGATTGGTTGACAGGTTGTAAATTGCATTCGATACCGAGGCGACAAATAACGAAGGATTTTGAATCAGCAAATGCGGCAGTTGAATGAACAGGTGTGACCAGGCTTTAAAAAGCGCCGGATAACGGGTTTCGGTTCCAAGCAAGCCTTTGCCTAATAATTCGAGAAGAAAGTCATAAACCGTCAGGACAATCTCTTCAGTCTTTTCCCTGTCCGAACGTTCAACTGCTGCGGCAATCGGTTCAACCAGGGTTCGCAAATGAGCCAGTACAACATCGCCGTCGAGTTTCGGATAGGCGTGACGCGCATAAGCGAATTTGGTATTCAACTTTTCGCGGTTATTTTTTAAGGTGGCGACAAATGCCGCGCTCATCCCTTCCATGTCAACCATTTCAAATAATTGGTGTAGCGTTGATGCAAATATTTCAACTTCAGAATATCGTCAAACAGATGCCCGTAGAGTTTTCGCCCTTTGCTCCATTCGGTAAGCAACCGTTCAATTTTCACCAGGCGCGCGCGCACCGCCTGTTCACTGACGCCCTCAAGCCCGGCTTCAAATTCGGCTGCGAGTTGCGCAATCGGGTCATCGCGATCCAGATTCAAGCGGTCATATTCGGCGCACGATAAATCGAAAAGCGTGCGAATCCAACCGACTTTATCGCTTCGGTAAATGGCGTTGTTGCCGGCTTCAAAATACGGCGAGTCAGGGTCTTGCACCAGTTTATCGTGCAGAACAAAGGGAATCATTTGCCGCAGGTCTTCAAATTCAACTTCGGGTTTACCGCGAAACCATGCCATCGCTTTGGCAAAGACCAGCACCGTCATCAACGAACGAACCGATAAACCATTGCGGGTTTGACTGCCTAAATCTTTCACGCGGTCTTTGCCGGTGTCTTGCGGAATCAAATTGAAATCCAGGGCGGCGAGTTTAACCGTGTCTTTGGTTTTGTATTCCACTTGATCGGCAGCGCCGTCACAAAATTCAAAATGGCTGGAAAAAAATTCCATTCGCCGCCTGAGTGTGTCGGAGAATTTTACTTCAAGAATCTGTTGATATGCCTGATCGAGTTCCGATACATTGAAAATAATCTCTTTGGGAACGATCTCTTCGGGTCGTATGTTGTCTTCGATTCTCGTCAGCAATTCTTTAAGAAACCGGGTGTTGAAATGGAGTGCTTTTACGACAATATCAATGCGGTCGCGCAAT contains these protein-coding regions:
- a CDS encoding AAA family ATPase, producing MTPDYKPYTKISQSPTNPQTVKTRKRFDVAELYEGPLTAIEVTNQTAIPLDEKLRQAYFWIVNHAIISPYYDIEYNDGPPQTFTFGDKKSRVILPSDQSYSSFVLMPLLNLVLQRRCLFVGGPGRGKTASAILMGVLAGYSIKDIKRAIQHGQPQMTIADLLGNPLPSTLVNAQTMDDVKIAWRKWLSMRVKIIDEYNRIPTRTQSALLTVMGDNYAEIYDQIYECPEAAWYLTANDDAGGGTYQVIEALRDRIDIVVKALHFNTRFLKELLTRIEDNIRPEEIVPKEIIFNVSELDQAYQQILEVKFSDTLRRRMEFFSSHFEFCDGAADQVEYKTKDTVKLAALDFNLIPQDTGKDRVKDLGSQTRNGLSVRSLMTVLVFAKAMAWFRGKPEVEFEDLRQMIPFVLHDKLVQDPDSPYFEAGNNAIYRSDKVGWIRTLFDLSCAEYDRLNLDRDDPIAQLAAEFEAGLEGVSEQAVRARLVKIERLLTEWSKGRKLYGHLFDDILKLKYLHQRYTNYLKWLTWKG